From the genome of Virgibacillus siamensis, one region includes:
- a CDS encoding LapA family protein produces MRGQSYVILAIIFVIIIAIFAVINVEPVEVNYLFNTGQAPLILVILFSVLMGGIITAAVGLVKIIHLQRERKMLQHENNQMREILKKHKLLDTMDKQDKNKTEK; encoded by the coding sequence ATGCGTGGACAATCATACGTTATTTTGGCTATTATTTTTGTCATTATTATTGCAATATTCGCCGTTATTAATGTGGAACCGGTTGAGGTAAATTACTTATTCAACACTGGGCAGGCACCATTAATATTAGTTATATTATTTTCCGTTTTGATGGGGGGAATCATAACAGCAGCAGTTGGTCTCGTCAAAATAATTCATCTTCAGCGGGAACGGAAAATGCTGCAGCATGAAAACAACCAAATGCGCGAAATTTTAAAGAAACATAAATTACTGGACACGATGGATAAACAAGATAAGAACAAAACCGAAAAATAA
- the recJ gene encoding single-stranded-DNA-specific exonuclease RecJ yields MLQSIMKWKYTETIDEPINWESMKISPLIKELLLQRGITDEQTAQEFLHPSLDQLNDPHKLENIKIAGDRVHQAIVQNERILVFGDYDADGVSSTTLLLQALEELGADCDYYIPNRFTEGYGPNEQAFRDAAQNGFTVIITVDTGIASVHEANVAKELGIDLIVTDHHEPQEKLPEALAIIHPKCSPEYGFKELAGVGVAFKLAQYLLGYFPKQYLDLVAIGTIADLVPLVDENRVLAFFGLRSLSTTKRPGLTALKQVCNINGDVGEDDVGFLIGPRLNAVGRLQDADLAVQLLMTNNMDEAAQIAEMVQSINKERQKIVSDIVREADKMIDSMDQHGVIVVAKEGWNQGVLGIVASNLVRKYDCPAIVLSIIPETGQAKGSARSIPAFNLFQNCMKQRELFDAFGGHSQAAGMTLPLDNVQPLREKLNNLIHEQLTEEDFTQELEINKTVALPEINELLVNEIAQLAPFGMSNPKPVFQLNQIPADARQIGSRKNHLKVQFRQENTSLDGIGFGLGHLHPFISPATSITVVGELGINEWNGNKKVQIVMKDLKIAEKQLFDHRGKKQIDISPFSCDYKSQTAVFHTIPNETGTVPDNVNCITYDTDVNELEITDTVYLYELPDELHSLQQIIQRTRPNNLHVCFHLENSAYMNHFPNREDFKWLYALVMRRKQINLTEDLEMMKRAKNWTKDQILFMSDVFFELGFVKIEKGVISINSNPVKRDLSESLAYQRRISRAEIEKVLYFSNYEELKNWFLNCVQDSEISREEVTNGL; encoded by the coding sequence ATGTTACAAAGCATAATGAAATGGAAATATACGGAAACAATCGACGAACCGATAAATTGGGAATCAATGAAAATCTCTCCGCTTATTAAGGAATTGCTTCTGCAACGGGGGATTACGGATGAACAAACCGCACAGGAGTTTCTACATCCCTCATTGGATCAACTAAACGACCCCCATAAATTAGAAAACATAAAAATCGCTGGAGATCGTGTACACCAAGCAATCGTACAGAATGAACGAATTCTTGTTTTTGGTGACTATGATGCTGATGGAGTAAGTTCAACAACATTGCTTCTCCAAGCATTGGAAGAGCTTGGAGCGGACTGTGATTATTACATACCGAATCGGTTTACGGAAGGCTATGGACCAAATGAGCAAGCCTTCAGAGACGCTGCACAAAATGGATTTACTGTTATCATAACGGTGGATACAGGAATTGCTTCAGTACATGAGGCTAATGTCGCAAAAGAACTTGGTATTGATTTGATTGTTACGGATCACCATGAACCTCAGGAGAAGCTTCCTGAGGCACTTGCCATCATTCATCCAAAATGTTCACCGGAATATGGTTTTAAAGAATTGGCTGGTGTTGGGGTAGCTTTTAAACTTGCACAGTACCTCTTGGGATATTTTCCGAAACAATACCTTGATCTTGTTGCGATTGGTACGATTGCAGATCTTGTACCATTAGTGGATGAAAACAGAGTGCTGGCTTTTTTTGGTTTGCGGTCATTATCCACAACCAAACGTCCCGGTTTAACAGCATTGAAACAGGTATGCAATATAAACGGCGATGTTGGGGAAGATGATGTCGGTTTTTTGATCGGGCCACGTCTAAATGCTGTCGGAAGGCTGCAGGATGCAGATTTGGCAGTTCAGTTGTTAATGACAAATAATATGGATGAGGCAGCGCAGATTGCGGAAATGGTTCAGTCTATTAATAAGGAACGTCAGAAGATCGTAAGTGATATTGTTCGTGAAGCTGATAAGATGATTGATTCTATGGACCAACACGGTGTTATCGTCGTGGCGAAAGAAGGATGGAATCAGGGAGTGCTGGGGATTGTTGCATCTAATCTGGTAAGAAAATATGACTGTCCGGCGATTGTACTTTCCATTATTCCTGAAACAGGACAAGCAAAAGGATCGGCAAGAAGTATCCCAGCTTTTAATTTGTTCCAGAATTGTATGAAACAACGGGAATTATTTGATGCTTTTGGAGGACACTCACAGGCTGCCGGAATGACGTTGCCATTGGATAATGTACAACCTTTAAGAGAAAAGTTAAACAATCTTATTCATGAGCAGCTAACAGAAGAAGATTTCACGCAGGAATTGGAAATTAACAAAACGGTTGCACTTCCGGAAATAAATGAGCTTCTCGTTAATGAGATTGCGCAGCTTGCGCCATTTGGGATGAGCAACCCGAAACCTGTCTTTCAGTTGAATCAAATTCCTGCTGATGCGAGACAAATTGGCAGCAGGAAGAACCATTTGAAAGTTCAATTCAGGCAGGAAAATACGTCATTAGATGGGATTGGTTTCGGTCTTGGGCATCTGCATCCGTTTATCTCACCCGCAACAAGCATTACAGTCGTTGGAGAATTGGGTATCAATGAGTGGAATGGAAATAAAAAAGTGCAAATCGTGATGAAGGATTTAAAAATTGCGGAGAAACAATTATTTGATCATCGCGGGAAAAAACAGATTGATATTTCACCATTTTCGTGTGACTATAAATCTCAAACAGCAGTATTTCATACAATTCCGAATGAAACAGGTACAGTTCCGGATAATGTTAATTGCATTACATATGATACCGACGTAAATGAATTGGAAATAACAGACACGGTCTATTTATATGAATTACCGGATGAGTTACATTCATTGCAGCAGATTATCCAAAGGACAAGGCCAAATAATCTGCATGTATGTTTCCACCTGGAAAACAGCGCATATATGAATCACTTTCCAAACAGAGAGGATTTTAAGTGGCTGTATGCACTTGTTATGCGCAGGAAACAAATTAATCTGACAGAAGACCTTGAGATGATGAAACGGGCAAAGAATTGGACAAAAGACCAGATTCTGTTTATGTCAGACGTGTTTTTTGAATTGGGTTTTGTTAAAATAGAAAAAGGCGTTATATCAATTAACTCCAATCCGGTGAAACGTGATTTGTCAGAGTCCCTTGCATATCAGAGACGTATTAGCCGGGCTGAAATAGAAAAAGTACTTTACTTTTCCAATTATGAGGAATTGAAAAATTGGTTTTTAAATTGCGTACAGGATAGTGAAATATCCAGGGAGGAAGTAACGAATGGACTATAA
- a CDS encoding adenine phosphoribosyltransferase: MDYKKHIKIVENWPKEGIQFKDITPLMDNGPAYKAAVDEIVEYARKRDIDLVVGPEARGFIIGCPVSYALQKGFAPVRKEGKLPREVIKVDYGLEYGKNTLTIHKDAIKPGQRVLITDDLLATGGTIEATIKLVEELGGIVAGCAFLIELSYLNGLEKLEGYDVLTLMSY; the protein is encoded by the coding sequence ATGGACTATAAAAAACATATTAAAATCGTAGAAAACTGGCCAAAAGAAGGTATTCAGTTTAAAGATATTACACCGTTGATGGATAATGGTCCCGCATATAAAGCCGCAGTGGATGAAATTGTGGAATATGCACGTAAACGTGATATTGATTTGGTAGTGGGACCTGAGGCCAGGGGCTTTATTATAGGATGTCCGGTTTCCTATGCGTTGCAGAAAGGTTTTGCCCCAGTACGGAAAGAAGGAAAGTTACCGCGTGAGGTAATAAAGGTTGACTACGGTTTGGAATATGGAAAAAACACGCTGACAATTCATAAAGATGCAATCAAACCCGGACAGCGTGTACTGATTACAGATGATTTGCTGGCAACTGGAGGTACTATAGAGGCAACAATTAAACTGGTGGAAGAGCTTGGCGGTATTGTAGCAGGATGTGCTTTTCTTATTGAATTGTCGTATTTAAATGGCCTTGAGAAACTTGAGGGATACGATGTACTTACATTGATGAGCTATTAA